In Roseovarius indicus, one genomic interval encodes:
- a CDS encoding antitoxin Xre/MbcA/ParS toxin-binding domain-containing protein yields MQPHTGSAPEHGADAFRIPAVMDAFAKLAEDWELSTDEQITLLGSPGRSTFFKWKKSGGNLPHDTIERISHLLGIYKSLQIVLPDPAAADAWVKKPNTYFDDRSALDVMLEGNVVDIYKVREYLDAQRGG; encoded by the coding sequence ATGCAACCACACACAGGTTCTGCGCCCGAACACGGCGCGGACGCATTCAGGATTCCAGCTGTCATGGATGCTTTCGCCAAACTTGCCGAGGACTGGGAACTCTCGACCGATGAGCAGATCACGCTGCTCGGCTCACCAGGCCGATCCACATTTTTCAAATGGAAGAAATCCGGTGGCAATCTCCCGCACGACACGATCGAACGCATCTCCCACCTACTGGGTATCTACAAATCACTCCAGATCGTCCTGCCCGACCCTGCAGCGGCCGATGCCTGGGTCAAGAAGCCGAATACCTACTTCGACGATCGCAGCGCTCTCGACGTGATGCTCGAAGGGAACGTGGTGGATATCTACAAGGTGCGAGAATACCTCGATGCACAACGCGGCGGATGA
- a CDS encoding DUF6527 family protein — protein MRFRYQLVDRIPKQMEEGVVYHTEEFELAGLLCACGCNHRITLIVPDSHRVWDEGGYATIQPSVGVFDAPCKSHYVIRAGNVQWLPAFSGAQATRIMQAQIARHASQDPEPASWLRRTAAVLSGFVKKLLAVFLGGRSH, from the coding sequence ATGAGGTTTCGCTATCAGCTTGTGGATCGGATCCCGAAACAGATGGAGGAGGGCGTCGTCTACCACACCGAGGAATTTGAACTCGCAGGGCTACTTTGTGCATGCGGATGCAACCACCGCATCACGCTTATCGTTCCAGATAGTCACAGGGTTTGGGATGAAGGTGGATATGCCACCATTCAACCGTCAGTCGGCGTCTTTGATGCGCCATGCAAGTCCCACTATGTAATTCGCGCTGGAAACGTTCAGTGGCTCCCGGCATTTTCGGGCGCTCAGGCAACCAGGATCATGCAGGCGCAGATTGCGCGCCACGCTTCTCAAGATCCAGAACCCGCGTCCTGGCTGCGTCGAACCGCGGCCGTTCTGTCCGGTTTCGTCAAGAAGTTGCTGGCGGTTTTTCTAGGCGGGCGCTCACATTGA
- a CDS encoding ThiF family adenylyltransferase: MACVLEFRELANRNPFIQDLEDEGYLLDFVGGYLLVYGLPYLAEDGKLLHGDLASPVDLSNDGLIDPPSNHQVWFRGSRPHDQNRRQLRLGGGASKVRVADGFESDQSFSYKLLDDKGQMRTYHSFEEKLRTYVDTITAPAMAAYSEATPLKAIEVRAKEQGTPLKFPDTLSARYHMNDLSRLLEGKRVAIVGLGGTGSYILDFSARTHLAEIILFDDDKVHVHTIFRFPGFIPRAIGTPKVDALAQQYGNWHSSITPIPERVTKENIEQLRELDFVFVSIDNGPSRITITDWLSANGVPFVDCGMGLNRVATGLNGVVRVTGVDRTAYEETAGTVFLPGEDPKEGEYRRQGQIAELNALNAALAVLRFKQHFGIYDREDAAMSCVLETTSLEIDRRMLVE; the protein is encoded by the coding sequence ATGGCATGCGTTTTAGAGTTTCGGGAACTGGCGAATCGTAATCCCTTCATCCAGGACCTGGAAGACGAAGGCTACCTCCTTGATTTTGTCGGGGGCTACCTCTTGGTCTATGGTTTGCCCTACCTAGCAGAAGACGGCAAACTCCTGCACGGCGATCTGGCCAGCCCGGTCGATCTTTCAAACGACGGGCTCATTGACCCTCCTTCAAATCACCAGGTTTGGTTCCGAGGAAGCCGGCCGCACGACCAGAATCGACGTCAGCTTCGGTTGGGTGGCGGCGCAAGCAAGGTGAGGGTCGCGGACGGGTTCGAGTCCGACCAATCCTTCTCGTACAAGTTGCTCGACGACAAAGGTCAGATGCGGACTTATCATTCGTTTGAAGAGAAGTTACGCACCTATGTCGATACGATCACTGCGCCTGCCATGGCGGCCTATTCCGAGGCCACGCCGCTAAAGGCAATCGAGGTCCGGGCAAAAGAGCAAGGCACCCCGCTAAAGTTCCCAGATACGTTGTCCGCCAGGTATCACATGAACGACTTGTCGAGGCTGCTCGAAGGGAAACGCGTGGCGATCGTTGGACTCGGAGGCACTGGCTCATACATCCTGGATTTCAGTGCGCGAACCCACCTCGCCGAGATCATTCTTTTTGACGACGACAAGGTACATGTTCATACGATCTTTCGGTTTCCGGGCTTTATTCCCCGCGCGATCGGAACGCCAAAAGTGGACGCGTTGGCGCAGCAGTATGGAAATTGGCATTCGAGCATCACACCGATTCCGGAACGGGTTACGAAGGAAAATATTGAGCAACTTCGCGAATTGGATTTTGTGTTTGTGTCGATCGACAACGGCCCGTCACGTATCACAATAACGGACTGGCTCAGTGCGAACGGCGTGCCCTTCGTGGACTGCGGAATGGGCTTGAACCGAGTAGCTACAGGCTTGAACGGTGTTGTGAGAGTGACAGGTGTGGATCGCACTGCTTACGAAGAAACGGCTGGCACTGTCTTCCTTCCAGGTGAGGACCCAAAAGAAGGCGAGTACCGCCGACAAGGTCAGATAGCCGAGTTGAATGCACTTAATGCAGCTCTGGCCGTCCTTCGCTTCAAGCAGCACTTTGGGATTTACGACCGCGAAGATGCGGCGATGTCATGCGTCTTGGAAACCACGTCGTTGGAGATCGATCGGAGGATGCTCGTCGAATGA
- a CDS encoding multiubiquitin domain-containing protein — MAGKPEKTANITVNQDDHEVAKEKISYEEVVALYLSDGGSGSNEYLIKYSRGNSGNVSGTLAPGNEVMVKDGMRFRVSGTGES, encoded by the coding sequence ATGGCAGGGAAACCCGAAAAGACAGCCAACATCACGGTCAATCAGGACGACCATGAAGTGGCAAAAGAGAAGATTTCTTATGAGGAAGTGGTCGCGCTGTACCTCTCAGATGGAGGAAGCGGGTCCAACGAATACCTAATCAAGTACTCGCGCGGAAATTCGGGAAACGTGAGCGGCACGCTCGCGCCTGGCAACGAGGTGATGGTGAAAGATGGCATGCGTTTTAGAGTTTCGGGAACTGGCGAATCGTAA
- a CDS encoding RES family NAD+ phosphorylase, which produces MHNAADEFNVEEVNDVFYILIPSRFPPVPLYRRIAGGYDDEIAAVAELHNPRVKEKQRLVGRSGVDVDDTSPRFQNWNHAPFAYSNPEGSWFFGPLVRCLEMSQDKQTALAVSVAKRERFLLRTTEAPIGLDMRMLSRRVRGSFLDAQGLSTDLAQDERRELGKRLFDRARSEELSGVLFRSHERPSGTRICVLDGNVLERAVQGEHFRYTWDGERVSSLYTFNSSGSDEDNLIDPRDLSGSVDILAA; this is translated from the coding sequence ATGCACAACGCGGCGGATGAGTTCAACGTCGAAGAGGTCAACGACGTCTTCTACATCCTAATTCCATCGCGGTTCCCACCGGTACCGCTCTACCGTCGCATCGCCGGCGGTTACGATGACGAGATTGCAGCGGTTGCCGAACTCCACAATCCCCGTGTGAAGGAGAAACAGAGGCTGGTCGGGCGATCCGGGGTCGACGTGGACGATACATCGCCGCGCTTCCAGAATTGGAACCATGCGCCTTTCGCGTATTCCAACCCGGAGGGTAGCTGGTTTTTTGGTCCACTCGTACGCTGTTTGGAGATGTCGCAAGACAAACAAACTGCGCTCGCGGTCTCTGTGGCAAAAAGGGAGCGCTTCCTTTTGCGGACGACGGAGGCTCCGATCGGCTTGGACATGAGGATGCTCAGTAGACGGGTCCGCGGGTCGTTTCTCGATGCCCAAGGTTTATCCACAGATCTCGCGCAGGACGAGCGTCGCGAGCTAGGCAAGAGGCTCTTTGATCGAGCAAGATCAGAGGAACTTTCTGGGGTTCTCTTTCGATCCCATGAACGTCCAAGCGGCACACGGATCTGTGTACTTGACGGCAACGTGCTTGAACGCGCTGTGCAGGGAGAGCACTTCCGATACACATGGGATGGTGAACGAGTTTCGTCTCTCTACACCTTCAACAGCTCCGGCAGCGACGAAGACAATCTAATCGACCCCCGAGATTTGAGCGGGTCCGTGGACATTCTGGCGGCGTAG